The window tgcctttttattactttttttttctctccttttatttgccaaagtgtTCAGTAGTGTTTAGCcattaacatttattattttgtcgTCTGTAACGAAACGTACTTGGTGTTATCAACGGGAACACAACAAACCCTCATGTTCAGCTACATGTTTGCAGTTTCAGCTGGAGTTTCAGCCGGCTCACTGAGGTGTTACCACCCCGCCGCTTTGAGCCGGTGGTGTCAACAGTGATTTAGCTGCTGCTGGAGTTTAAcatgttaaacaaaataaaggctCTGCCTTCCACTTCCGCTTTGCTTCCCTTCACCTGCATTTCATCCACACCACGGCAGCAGAAGACGAACACTTTGTGTTGTCGGAGTGGAGCCTTAAAACGGGCGTTCCCACTGAGACTCGTCCATGTTTGTGCCTTATTATTGCCAAGGTGTTCTCTTTGTTAAAGCTTCGTAGACCTATGCGGACTTTTCTATCTGAAGGTTTGTTAAATAGAGCAACCTTGTTCTGCATTGTTATATTTATAGAAagccaataaaatgtttttgaaagaatgcaGCGCTGTTCTCAGTTATTAAGGGTGCCAgtagtgaagtgaaatttatttatatagcacttttacgcaacaaggcgactcaaagtgctttataacacagaaacaacaatcaggtacagaatcaaatacagataaaaacatcatatcaaacatcctaaaaacatcataatccaataaagagatacagaagtaaaaacatcaattatgtataatctaaatgaaatataagttaatctaaataaaatcatgaaactaaacatctaaacatgagctgagacagtcaaaatagtagctaagataatctaaatgaaatcatgataaagttaaagttgaactaaacaacaattaggaatctaacaatctaacaatatctaaaatatgtgCAGCTCAACTGGGAATAgtgtggccatcttaaatcgagTTGGCTttgtaacaacaacaaccaaactaTATGGTGATCAGTGGGATTTTGGCCAAACcaatgagaaaacccagcccctACATGctttacagcagaaacatcatttgaAGTTTAAACGAGTCACAGAAAGTTTGAACTGTACACATcagaactggcattttgatacaGACATCAATTTTGATAATGATACTCACATTTTcatagctatggtggccatcctgaatggggcagactccaaaagtcaatcaagTGTAGACGTAtatattaaataattattttatgagatttttattcaaatttgtccactgattcatgagatattttgctaacagacaaacagggttgacccCAGCAGTTAATAAAGAAGTTTTAAGCAATAATCCTGTACAGTGTGTAgctctcaaagtatgtgttgtggatgatgctcagctacttccacaacaaatattaatatctgtaaaactgactgagtttcagtcatttttgtgatCCCGAGtgtcagctgtggcggccatcttgactcaagttgactccaaatgataatcagttgtagatgtacatccagtgattagtttcattaaaatccttccagtggttcatgagatattttgataacaggcagacaaacacacacagagacagttATATTAGACTGAACATCTACCAGCTAATCAGCTCATTTGATGAATGAGCAGGGCAGAAACATGACTGaatgctttaaatatttaaatacgATCGTCGGTATCTACaaatctaactttaaaaaatataataaaatcaaaaaataagaCTCAGATGCAGTAATACTTTTCCTTGTcctaaacttttaaataaaaaactgaaggtGTCGAAGACTGTAAAAACAGTTAGTTTATCATTTCAAAAAGATTGTTTCATAATAATACacgatttttaaaaagattttgtggatttattttttaaaagtttgagaaTCTGGAACAATCattgaacacattaaaacactCCTGAACAGTATATAGCAGTGTGTAGAGGTATTGTGTAAagtattttatgttaaataCAGACTCAGCTGTGTGGTAAAGTGACCATCATTAATGAACACAGTTCATTTCTTCATCCACAAATCTAAATTAAACCTCAACCATGTGAAGAAAATCAATTATTTAGACAGAAACGTTGCCACCTTTTTTAgccttatttaaaataaactaaggCAGAGCCAATAACTATACCATTATATGACTGTTCCAGTTACAGGTCAGAAAACTACTGGGTTTTAATTGGTGTACTGAGTAACCAGGACAACTATTATTAGCAACACAAACCATTTGCAGTATATCTCTCTGTATGTTATGCATCAGAAGcaaggtattttatttttcattaacagGTAAAGGTAGCAGGggataaaataactttaaaactcTAAAGCAGTAAAACGAAAAGCACACCCAATTAGCAGAACATCCCATAACTTTtgcaaaatgaaatgttttttataaaataaataaataaaaacacaaatttagaAAAACTATATTTTGTCATCAGATCAAACAGATATAGATCAAATTATATATACATTTCAAAGCAATTTacatttatgaaaaaacaatataatttcTGAGTTTTCGTAAAGGctgtctttattatttcttcataaATGTAGGGTTTACATGTTTTGCTCAGATTTTAGTCAGATTTGATACAATatacttcagtttaaaacaatgatACAAGacaactcacacacacaatatatatatatatatatatatatatatatatatatatatatatatatatatatatatatatatNNNNNNNNNNNNNNNNNNNNNNNNNNNNNNNNNNNNNNNNNNNNNNNNNNNNNNNNNNNNNNNNNNNNNNNNNNNNNNNNNNNNNNNNNNNNNNNNNNNNNNNNNNNNNNNNNNNNNNNNNNNNNNNNNNNNNNNNNNNNNNNNNNNNNNNNNNNNNNNNNNNNNNNNNNNNNNNNNNNNNNNNNNNNNNNNNNNNNNNNNNNNNNNNNNNNNNNNNNNNNNNNNNNNNNNNNNNNNNNNNNNNNNNNNNNNNNNNNNNNNNNNNNNNNNNNNNNNNNNNNNNNNNNNNNNNNNNcacccccaaactggagcagtggctacaacagatcccaggaacaacatcagacatctcagtccagaaatgtgcagttctaggcacagccaagatactgcgcagaaccctcaagctcccaggcctctggtagaggacccgagctcagaggatgaaacaaagaccacccgcggagggtgagaagggaatttttttgtGGGTTGTTTCCCCACAAATATCTTAGCcagcattataaaaaaaacatccccacCATCCCTGCCTCGTCAATAAACTTACAACTAACACTTTAAAGTACTGTGTTGTAATGTTGCCATCTGGTGGTAAATACCCTTCATCATGTTAGTCTGCAGCATGGCTTCTGTGGTTCAGACCAGCCAATGCAGGTTATTAGTGGCAGCCATGATAGCTCCACATCCATCAGTGCAGATTACTGCTGCTACTGGATCTAACATaagacagttttattatttcagtggttaaaatgtaaataccaaaattaaaatgtttaacgCACAGTTGGTGTGTTATTACCTATAGCATGAAACACATTTACAGGCTTTgaattttaatgtgtttatacaacataaactgaaaacaatttaatttggtgtaacagagaaaaaacatgcatgtgaaACATTCCCAGTATATCATAACTAATATccataattaatttaaaaaatgtaaatgaaaataaatatttaattcattttttgttatttaaattatttaatttattattacaaATACAACAAAGCACATATAAAAAGTAATTGGcccttaaaacaaatttaaagttgtgttttcattttttttaaactacaattcCCGTGATGCCTAGCAAACTGGCCGTGCGTGCGTTTCCTTTGCACGTCTGTCGGCTGCGTTTGTAGATATATAACCAATCCAGCTGCTCTGAGCCATTCCGTGAAGGCTCGTGGGTAAATCCATATAGTtgtgaaagctgctgaaacGCGCCGCCGTTCCTGAACGCACCCTCAGTTTATATTTGGCTTAAAGGAGACGCAACAAAGCGCACAAAATGGTTGTGCTCGAGGCCCGGGCGAATAAGTAGGTTTACTATCGCTTTAAGAACGAGAAAATAGTGTCTGCTTCTTTAAAATTATATCGGTTTATTGCTGAATAGATAATTaagaaaagttttaagtttttagtAACTATATATATGCATTTAATTTGTGACGAAGCCAACAGAAAATGCATCTCTGTTGGATAGGGCCGCTTGCAATCAAAACGTCTTTAAAGCagatgtgtttagtttttcctcacTTTATGTGCAAATCTGCTTGACTTAAAGAGGAATCTGAGGTAGGCTGTAGTGTCCTCACGGTGATGGAACCAGCCGGCGACCGAGCCGgggatgtaaataaaaatgaagagcCGAAGGAGGACAAGGCCGCAGAGCAGACCCCGGCCACCAGTTCGACCGGCACGCCGCGGAGGGCGCTCCGGGAGCGCGGAGCAGGCCGACCTCGGACCGGCGTCTCCGCTTCTGCAACGGACATTAACGGCGCTGCGTTGAGCCCGCAGACCTCGGGACGAGTTCTAAGAGACAGGTCAACGAGGGCAGTGCCGGCCTGGCTGAAGGACTCCAAAAGTGACGACGACGAAGACGAACCGAGCCCGGACAGCACTGCGACGAAGCGGAGGAAAGTTTCCAGCTCCAGGCGGAAGAAAATTTCAGATTCTGCGGGTCAGGTGGAAGCTGGAGAGGGGGTTGCAGGAGACAGCCTTCAAGGCACAGAGTAAGCTTTTAAGTGGACAACCTTGACTGAAATAGACACACTTCACCAGAACACATGATTTGTTTACAATAAGTACGTGTGGGATCGGTTCTTGCCAAAAGCACGCCTTCAACAAGGCTCGTCCCCTCTCTGGGTGGAGTAAAACTTACCTGTCTTTAAAGATGCTCACATTTTCATTAGGTGCTTCAGCTTCTTGTATAGCTGTCTTAAAGGTACTCAAtagaaactgtaaaataaaacataaaaaggttatcctgaactatatcaaatggtgcagtttaaaagagtttaccAGATATATTGAAATGCAGGTGCGCActcgatgtaaacaaagcactagGCCGAATCAGCCAAACATCTTCATATCGGTGacctattttctgtcacttcagctgtttccataGGTAAACAAACGTGTATCAATTAACCATTGATATGGGAAAAGAATTGCTTACTCATGACGTTGCAAGGATTTATAGTATGAGATGCTATGGTGttctgcaggtaaaaaaaggcaaaacaaaagcacaagatGACGCAagtgtttttctatttctttctttagcTCAGAAGACCCTAAGAAACCTGCCACAGACGTCCAAGGTAATCAGCGACTTGTTTTGCACTGTGACTAACCAGGTGTGGTTCTATGTGACGATTCAAACAGAACCGCTCTGTCTTTTGGTGTCTGTTTGCAGCTCTTCCATCCAGGCGGCCCCCAGCTCAGGCTAACGCCAGGCCCGCAGCTGCCAGAGCTGCCCGTGGCTCGGCCAGACCCGTGTGCAAGACCGAGCCCGGGGTGGAGAGTCAAACTGGTGAGCAAGCCACCgctgctgctgtgtgtcatATCATGCCTGTAATTCTCGTCAGGAAAAGCTTGCACGTGCTGAAAGGTGGAAGCATGCTGTTGAGGCGTTTGGAGAGCTGACGGTGGCCGCTTGATTTGcacatctttatttatgaataCGTGGTGGAGCTGAAATCTTGAGTGCCATATAATTATAGTGTCATATCACCTGATCTCATCATGTCTCTTTTGATTCATACAGCAGTGGAAGAGGAGGGAACTGATAAAGAAAAGTGTGACACGTAAGTATATCTTAAGCGCTTTAGTTAAACAATGACTTGATCATTGCAAGCGTTAATGGTTGTGCTGaagtttttttacaaaataaaacaaaatgtggtttCAGTATGTAAGtttgttggtaaattaaaaaaaacaagcttgtttCTTTCATAGTCATGCCAGTTACTTCAAACGTGTTCTTTTAATCTTCGTGGTGGGGTTATGATTTGCATTTCTGCCTGGCggtggagaggaaaaaaataatgacttaCTGAGACGATTCAGCATTTTAATGATTATTcaaaaaaatatgagaaaatcaTTACTCATTCCTGGCCTCAGTTAGTGTGTTAACCGTTAAAGCTCGTGACTGTACAGCTGGAAAAAGACAGAATAAGAAGGCGTGACTTATGTGGAAAGGTTGTCATGTTCACCGCCATGTCTGGTAAAAACCAAACTCAGTACGCCAgactaaaacaactaaagcacAGTGGTGGAAGGATGATGATCTGGGATGACCTGGCCACTTTATCGTCATTGACTtaaccatgaactcctctggaTACgaaagtgtttacaaactcaGACGTGAAGCTGAAGCTTGTTTAAACCTGGAGGATCAGCAAAATAATCCTGAACGCACCAACAAATCTGGAACAGTTTGgctaagaaatttaaaaaaaaatcaagattttgCTCCGATTGAGTCAAAATCCAGACCTCAGCCGGATGAGAGACCCTGTAAAACATTAATGTAAGAGACTGATAAGGTTGTACAAAGATGATTTAAGTTGGCTCTACAAGTCAAACAATCACCAGGTGTATTTTGCTTTGTGCACCCTGTAATGCCCACTatgagtttttgttaaataagtaATAAGAGAGCAAAATATatgctattatttatttaaggtttCATATAGTAATTTTAAGACCAGGTCTGATAAATGAACAGTGGCGTACTTACTGTTTATCCCAGCTGCCCGTCATTACAGAAATCATGCACAGATGAACGTGAGGATTAAAGGCTGCCTGAAACTGCATTTCCCAAACAAATCTGGCTGTAGGAAATCTCTACAAcctgaatgcaatgattttttgGGAGCTATGATCGTCAACAGTTAAATGTAGTAAATTTGGCTGCAGTCGTTAGAGACAACCCTACCCTCTCTGGGCTGAAAGTTGCAGATGCCACTTTCACAAGCTGAAGTTTATTGGGTCTGAAAAGTGGCGTCACACGTGCCAACCCTCGCTGAGGCATGAGTAGGTTAACGGAGGCACCACTAACTAACATTTCTGTTCACTTAGGGacaagaaaaaggaggaaaacgaGGAGGCTGCTGAGCAAGTTCTGGATGAGGAAGACCCTCCTTTTCAGGATGACCCCAGTGACCTCAACTATCTGCCTCAGACTCAGAGGTAGTAGCCTTGCATCACTCGACCCAATGCAGAAAGCCTGAAAGGCTGTTTGACGTATCGTTttgtttctttgggttttttgtttttttttccccagtggagcagaggaggaagagggtcTCAGCAGTGATGAAGGCCTGTCTTTTAGAGACGACTTAAATGACCAGAGCTATGACCCGAGGGCTGAAAGgtttgtgtatgtgtctgttaaAGAGATTAAGGCTGTATGAAATCAaatttttcttgtattttcaaAGATTATTCAACTCAGGAACTTTTTGCTTGCTTgtttaataaatcctttttttttctctctctctcttaggGACATTCCTAAATCAAAGCGTAGAGCTCCTCCAAGACAGaaggaaaagaaggaaaaagaaaaggcaccaaagaaagagaaagaggtgGCTGAGATAAAAGTAGAAGGCTCAGACAACTTGGAGATCGTGCAGGAGGAAgtgaagctggaggaggaaacaaGCGAAGATCCGGATGGACCCAGGAAGTAAGAGCGGCGCCGAACGGCGCGGTTTTTACGTGGGAGCTGACGACTTGAAATCGTTCACATGAGCTAACTGTTCTTCCCGACTCTGTTTCCTCAGCTTCAGTTAGAATCTCAGGTGAAAATGCTGCATCTTTACTAAAACcgtcgccttttttttttctcttgcctTAAGGAGAGGTCGCAGGAAAAAAGACGACAAAACTCCACGGCTGCCGAAGAGACGGTGAGGGCGATGCCTGAGCTTTATAACAGAATTTATCTAAAGCTTTGTTGAGTCCTGTGACGTTTTTCATATTTCTCCTCTTTTCCAACACATTCATTtgctgaattaaaaaacaaaacttcttaGATATCTTTTAAATCTCTAGATGAAATATCTTCATGAGAGTCTTATAGGaaggtgtttgtttctctcattCAGGAAGAAACCTCCCGTTCAGTACGTGCGCTGTGAAATGGAAGGCTGTGGGACGGTGTTGGCTCATCCCCGCTACCTTCAGGTTGGTCTCAGACGCCACAGGTCACCCGCTggttgttcagttttgttttggtttagtttataTGTGTGAAGGAATGATAAGAAGGCCCAAAATGTATATctaggttgttgtttttttttacagaatagCAGTACATTATCAGTAACTTTTCTTCAGTAATGTCAGCCATAGAACAAATACTCAATAGTCGTTgagttggtttcttttttttttttttgtggacacATTCAGCACAAGTAGTGTAACAAGATCTCGTACCACCAGGTCGCAAGTCTCACTGGACTCAAACCGCCACAAGCTTTTATGGCTAATTGAAAATCGTCTCGTGAAGCGCGATCAGGTTGCGCTCAACATGACGTCGTCTGGTGTAATTACCACCGACGACCTCCCCGCCACTTTAAGTCGTCCGTGTGTGGCTGCAGTTTGAGGCGAGCGCCCGCTCTGCGCGTCACTCCTGCAGCCTCCGCAGGCAGAGCCACTGTCAGacgttattttttaaaaaacaaggcaGGTGTCGACTTTGAGGCTGAGGAAATAAACTTTGAACCTCTTATGAGTTCAGAGGGAAAGGGTCGATCAAATCTTCGGGGCGAGGTGGAGgtgaaacaaaatctgactgCACCGTTCACTGAGAGCCCCCACTCCTGTTTGCTACACAAGCTGTTTGATTGTCTGTGTTCATCGGTGAGAGCAGATTTGTTCTCTGATGAaaatgatgatttaaaaaaaacaagaaggagtttcactctaatgtccCCTCCAGTCAGTCCTGAGTTTTCACGACTCTGACTCTCAAGACCCCCAAATCtgcttgaatttatttattcatcccattttttttggtttttcttctaTAAATATGAGGTGAAATGTTTATGGCTGTTGGGGTTTTTGTtgagagctttttattttttgtcgttgttgtttttctgttttaatgggctgtggtaaaatgttttcaataaaaatcagcTCAAAAAAGGTGATTAGTAAAGGTAGACATAAGGAATAAATgggtcttttatttaaaaaaagaatataggGTTCTGATAATTAAAATGCATTGAGAAAAGTAATGTTCATATTTAAGTATGAATTAAATGAAGTTAGAAGAAGGCTGTGTTTAGTAAAAATCTCACCACGTCTCGTGAGCTGAGTTTCTCGTTGCACCCCTATTCGGCACCCGTAAACTTCGTCTGAGTTCGAGCCAGTCGACatattgaaaataatttatcatCACAGAGAACTGCTGGGGCTGCAGTAAATCACGAGCTGTGGTATTATATTCCAGGAGATGCTTTCACGCTCTCCGTGCCAGTGATAGATTTGATGGTCAGGATGCTGAAGCACACAGAAAGTGGGACGACTGAACAGGAAGACGGGAGTTAGCAAAGTGTGGCTTTACTGGAACTGATATTAAACAGTAATATTGCaatcttgtgttttctttaatatgGTTCAGCCCTAATTTTATTAAGTCTAAATGCCCAATAAAGttgttcacatttattttattcatatgaAACAAGTCAAATTTTCCTTGTGGATATTTGAAACCAACTAGCAGATCTGActccttgtttgtttctttatttcctcagCATCATATAAAATATCAGCACTTGCTGAAGAAGAAGTACGTTTGTCCTCACCCTTCCTGTGGGAGGCTGTTCCGCttacagaagcagctgctgcgcCATGCCAAACACCACACAGGTACGCGCGCGTACGCTTTGGTCGTCGATCATTTTTGGTGCTCTTAAAGCACGTGGAAAACCCGTTAATATctatgggtttgtttttgtttgtttgtttctagaCCAGAGGGATTACATCTGTGAGTTCTGTGCTCGAGCCTTTAAGAGCTCCCACAATCTGGCTGTGCACCGCATGATCCACACTGGAGAGAAACCCCTACAGTgagtgtttctttctttatagttttttttgacatttgttgCATTCGTTTTTTGagctttttgcttgttttctgttaacaGGTGTGAGATCTGTGGCTTCACTTGTCGTCAGAAGGCGTCTCTTAACTGGCACATGAAGAAGCACGACGCTGACGCCACCTATCAGTTCTCCTGCTCCATCTGCGGGAAGAAGTTCGAGAAGAAGGACTGCGTGGTGGCCCACAAGGCCAAGAGTCACCCGGAGGTTCTGATCGCCGAGGCGTTGGCGGCCAACGCCGGCGCCCTGATCACGACGCCCGCGTCCCTGCTGGAGCTGCCGGCGAACCCCATACAGGCGGAGGTCACCGCCGTGGACACGAGCCACATTGGGCAGGATGGTCAGGTGGACCAGCTGGGTCCAGACGGGCAACACGTGAGCCACATCACGCAACAAGTGAGTCCTCAGGTGGTCTTACTGGGACAGGAC of the Kryptolebias marmoratus isolate JLee-2015 linkage group LG3, ASM164957v2, whole genome shotgun sequence genome contains:
- the si:ch211-113e8.10 gene encoding E3 ubiquitin-protein ligase ZFP91 isoform X3 yields the protein MVVLEARANNSEDPKKPATDVQALPSRRPPAQANARPAAARAARGSARPVCKTEPGVESQTAVEEEGTDKEKCDTDKKKEENEEAAEQVLDEEDPPFQDDPSDLNYLPQTQSGAEEEEGLSSDEGLSFRDDLNDQSYDPRAERFVDIPKSKRRAPPRQKEKKEKEKAPKKEKEVAEIKVEGSDNLEIVQEEVKLEEETSEDPDGPRKRGRRKKDDKTPRLPKRRKKPPVQYVRCEMEGCGTVLAHPRYLQHHIKYQHLLKKKYVCPHPSCGRLFRLQKQLLRHAKHHTDQRDYICEFCARAFKSSHNLAVHRMIHTGEKPLQCEICGFTCRQKASLNWHMKKHDADATYQFSCSICGKKFEKKDCVVAHKAKSHPEVLIAEALAANAGALITTPASLLELPANPIQAEVTAVDTSHIGQDGQVDQLGPDGQHVSHITQQVSPQVVLLGQDQSLHTMQVPVTIALSPIDPPSPADNQQQPHLQLQMPVQFVQAGQQVQQPQIQQLTLHSSPVVTQHQPQLQPLQPYSSHQQSQTQILQMTFQPVSQSQTHIQQIPILATSQQLQTLQTAAPSPPLLSTSQPQPQDPASTNGDSFILDNPVLSSSSPAGSSLQQAEGVGEAVWEQTGQGGVLVENTERHMQQTLM
- the si:ch211-113e8.10 gene encoding E3 ubiquitin-protein ligase ZFP91 isoform X1, producing the protein MEPAGDRAGDVNKNEEPKEDKAAEQTPATSSTGTPRRALRERGAGRPRTGVSASATDINGAALSPQTSGRVLRDRSTRAVPAWLKDSKSDDDEDEPSPDSTATKRRKVSSSRRKKISDSAGQVEAGEGVAGDSLQGTDSEDPKKPATDVQALPSRRPPAQANARPAAARAARGSARPVCKTEPGVESQTAVEEEGTDKEKCDTDKKKEENEEAAEQVLDEEDPPFQDDPSDLNYLPQTQSGAEEEEGLSSDEGLSFRDDLNDQSYDPRAERFVDIPKSKRRAPPRQKEKKEKEKAPKKEKEVAEIKVEGSDNLEIVQEEVKLEEETSEDPDGPRKRGRRKKDDKTPRLPKRRKKPPVQYVRCEMEGCGTVLAHPRYLQHHIKYQHLLKKKYVCPHPSCGRLFRLQKQLLRHAKHHTDQRDYICEFCARAFKSSHNLAVHRMIHTGEKPLQCEICGFTCRQKASLNWHMKKHDADATYQFSCSICGKKFEKKDCVVAHKAKSHPEVLIAEALAANAGALITTPASLLELPANPIQAEVTAVDTSHIGQDGQVDQLGPDGQHVSHITQQVSPQVVLLGQDQSLHTMQVPVTIALSPIDPPSPADNQQQPHLQLQMPVQFVQAGQQVQQPQIQQLTLHSSPVVTQHQPQLQPLQPYSSHQQSQTQILQMTFQPVSQSQTHIQQIPILATSQQLQTLQTAAPSPPLLSTSQPQPQDPASTNGDSFILDNPVLSSSSPAGSSLQQAEGVGEAVWEQTGQGGVLVENTERHMQQTLM
- the si:ch211-113e8.10 gene encoding E3 ubiquitin-protein ligase ZFP91 isoform X2 encodes the protein MEPAGDRAGDVNKNEEPKEDKAAEQTPATSSTGTPRRALRERGAGRPRTGVSASATDINGAALSPQTSGRVLRDRSTRAVPAWLKDSKSDDDEDEPSPDSTATKRRKVSSSRRKKISDSAGQVEAGEGVAGDSLQGTDSEDPKKPATDVQALPSRRPPAQANARPAAARAARGSARPVCKTEPGVESQTAVEEEGTDKEKCDTDKKKEENEEAAEQVLDEEDPPFQDDPSDLNYLPQTQSGAEEEEGLSSDEGLSFRDDLNDQSYDPRAERDIPKSKRRAPPRQKEKKEKEKAPKKEKEVAEIKVEGSDNLEIVQEEVKLEEETSEDPDGPRKRGRRKKDDKTPRLPKRRKKPPVQYVRCEMEGCGTVLAHPRYLQHHIKYQHLLKKKYVCPHPSCGRLFRLQKQLLRHAKHHTDQRDYICEFCARAFKSSHNLAVHRMIHTGEKPLQCEICGFTCRQKASLNWHMKKHDADATYQFSCSICGKKFEKKDCVVAHKAKSHPEVLIAEALAANAGALITTPASLLELPANPIQAEVTAVDTSHIGQDGQVDQLGPDGQHVSHITQQVSPQVVLLGQDQSLHTMQVPVTIALSPIDPPSPADNQQQPHLQLQMPVQFVQAGQQVQQPQIQQLTLHSSPVVTQHQPQLQPLQPYSSHQQSQTQILQMTFQPVSQSQTHIQQIPILATSQQLQTLQTAAPSPPLLSTSQPQPQDPASTNGDSFILDNPVLSSSSPAGSSLQQAEGVGEAVWEQTGQGGVLVENTERHMQQTLM